Proteins encoded together in one Erinaceus europaeus chromosome 11, mEriEur2.1, whole genome shotgun sequence window:
- the SCAMP3 gene encoding secretory carrier-associated membrane protein 3, with protein MRSQSVRRSRAAATGSAASARAGAWGRGATQPTSANMAQSRDSGNPFAETGELDNPFQDPAVIQHRPSPQYATLDVYNPFEAQEPSAPYESPAPASLPPPSAAPPLQPSRKLSPTEPKNYGSYSTQASAAAATAELLKKQEELNRKAEELDRRERELQHAALGGTATRQKNWPPLPSFCPVQPCFFQDISMEIPHEFQKTVFTMYYLWMCSTLALLLNFLACLASFCVETNNGAGFGLSILWALLFTPCSFVCWYRPMYKAFRSDSSFNFFVFFFIFFVQDVLYVLQAIGIPGWGFSGWISALVVLKVNTAVAVLMLLVALFFTSIAVLGIVMLKRIHSLYRRTGASFQKAQQEFAAGVFSNPAVRTAAANAAAGAAGNAFRGP; from the exons ATGCGTAGCCAATCGGTGCGGAGAAGCAGAGCGGCTGCAACGGGGAGCGCAGCCAGTGCCAGGGCAGGGGCGTGGGGGCGCGGGGCCACCCAGCCCACAAGTGCAAACATGGCTCAGAGTAGAGACAGCGGAAACCCTTTCGCCGAGACTGGGGAACTAGACAACCCGTTCCAG GACCCGGCGGTGATCCAGCACCGACCCAGCCCGCAGTACGCCACGCTAGATGTCTACAACCCTTTTGAGGCCCAAGAG CCATCAGCACCCTACGAGTCTCCTGCCCCTGCTTCGTTGCCACCCCCCTCAGCAGCTCCCCCCTTACAGCCCTCCAGAAAGCTCAGTCCCACAGAACCCAAGAACTATGGTTCCTACAGCACCCAG GCTTCAGCTGCAGCGGCCACAGCTGAACTGCTCAAGAAGCAGGAGGAGCTCAACCGGAAGGCGGAGGAGTTGGACCGGAGGGAGCGGGAGCTGCAACATGCTGCCCTTGGGGGCACAGCTA CTCGACAGAAAAATTGGCCTCCCTTGCCTTCTTTTTGCCCAGTGCAGCCCTGCTTTTTCCAGGACATTTCCATGGAGATCCCCCATGAATTTCAGAAGACGGTATTTACCATGTACTACCTCTGGATGT GCAGTACCCTggctcttctcctgaatttccttgcCTGCCTAGCCAGCTTCTGTGTGGAGACCAACAATGGTGCAGGCTTTGGGCTCTCTATCCTCTGGGCCCTGCTCTTCACGCCCTGCTCCTTTGTCTGCTGGTATCGCCCCATGTATAAGGCGTTCCG GAGTGATAGCTCATTCaacttcttcgtcttcttcttcattttcttcgTCCAGGATGTGCTGTACGTCCTCCAGGCCATCGGCATCCCAGGTTGGGGGTTCAG TGGCTGGATCTCAGCGCTGGTGGTGCTCAAGGTCAACACAGCAGTGGCTGTGCTGATGCTGTTGGTGGCCCTCTTCTTCACCAGCATTGCAGTCCTGGGCATTGTGATGCTGAAGCGG ATCCACTCTCTGTACCGCCGCACAGGTGCCAGTTTCCAGAAGGCCCAGCAAGAGTTCGCTGCTGGGGTCTTCTCTAACCCTGCCGTGCGAACCGCTGCTGCCAACGCAGCTGCTGGTGCGGCTGGGAACGCCTTCCGCGGCCCCTAA
- the CLK2 gene encoding dual specificity protein kinase CLK2 isoform X1, translating to MPHPRRYHSSDRGSRGSYHEHYRSRKHKRRRSRSWSSSSDRTRQRRREDSYHVRSRSSYDDRSSDRRAYDRRYCGSYRRNNYSRGRGEAYYDTDYRHSYEYHRENSSYRSQRSSRRKHRRRRRRSRTFSHSSSQHSSRRAKSVEDDAEGHLIYHVGDWLQERYEIISTLGEGTFGRVVQCVDHRRGGTRVALKIIKNVEKYKEAARLEINVLEKINEKDPDNKNLCVQMFDWFDYHGHMCISFELLGLSTFDFLKDNNYLPYPIHQVRHMAFQLCQAVKFLHDNKLTHTDLKPENILFVNSDYELTYNLEKKRDERSVKSTAVRVVDFGSATFDHEHHSTIVSTRHYRAPEVILELGWSQPCDVWSIGCIIFEYYVGFTLFQTHDNREHLAMMERILGPIPSRMIRKTRKQKYFYRGHLDWDENTSAGRYVRENCKPLRRYLTSEAEEHHQLFDLIESMLEYEPAKRLTLGEALQHPFFARLRAEPPNTKLWDSSRDISR from the exons aTGCCCCATCCCCGAAGGTACCATTCCTCAGATCGAGGAAGCCGTGGGAGTTACCATGAACACTATCGGAGCCGAAAGCATAAGCGAAGAAGAAGCCGTTCCTGGTCAAGTAGTAGTGACAGGACACGGCAGCGCAGGCGGGAGGACAGCTACCACGTGCGTTCTCGGAG CAGCTATGATGACCGATCATCAGACCGGAGAGCATATGACCGGCGATACTGTGGCAGCTACAGACGAAACAACTACAGCCGGGGTCGGGGAGAGGCCTACTATGACACAGACTATAGGCATTCCTATGAATACCACCGGGAGAATAGCAGTTATCGTAGCCAGCGCAGCAGCCGCAGGAAGCACAGGCGGCGTAGGCGACGCAGCCGAACCTTCAGCCACTCGTCTTCG CAGCACAGCAGCCGGAGAGCCAAGAGTGTAGAGGACGACGCTGAGGGCCACCTCATCTACCACGTCGGGGACTGGCTACAAGAGCGAT ATGAAATTATAAGCACCTTGGGAGAAGGGACGTTTGGCCGAGTTGTACAGTGTGTGGACCATCGCAG GGGTGGGACTCGAGTTGcactaaagataattaagaatgTGGAAAAGTACAAGGAAGCTGCTCGACTTGAAATCAATGTCCTGGAGAAAATCAACGAAAAGGACCCTGACAACAAGAA CCTCTGTGTCCAGATGTTTGACTGGTTTGACTACCATGGCCACATGTGTATCTCCTTTGAGCTTCTGGGCCTTAGCACCTTCGATTTCCTCAAAGACAACAACTACCTGCCCTACCCCATCCACCAAGTGCGCCACATGGCCTTCCAGTTGTGCCAGGCCGTCAAGT TCCTCCATGATAACAAGCTGACACATACGGACCTCAAACCTGAAAATATTCTGTTTGTGAATTCAGACTATGAGCTCACCTACAACCTAGAGAAG AAAAGAGACGAGCGCAGTGTGAAGAGCACTGCTGTTCGGGTGGTAGACTTTGGCAGTGCCACCTTTGACCATGAGCACCATAGTACCATCGTTTCCACACGCCATTACCGAGCACCAGAGGTCATCCTTG AGTTGGGCTGGTCACAGCCTTGTGATGTCTGGAGCATAGGCTGCATCATCTTCGAGTACTATGTTGGCTTCACTCTCTTCCAG acCCATGACAACAGAGAGCACCTAGCCATGATGGAAAGGATCTTGGGTCCTATTCCCTCCCGGATGATCCGAAAGACAAG gAAACAGAAATACTTTTACCGGGGTCACCTTGATTGGGATGAGAACACATCAGCTGGGCGCTATGTTCGAGAAAACTGCAAACCACTGCGG CGGTATCTGACCTCAGAGGCAGAGGAACACCACCAGCTCTTCGACCTGATTGAAAGCATGCTAGAATATGAACCTGCTAAGCGACTGACCTTGGGTGAAGCCCTGCAGCATCCATTCTTTGCCCGCCTCCGGGCGGAGCCACCCAACACCAAGTTGTGGGACTCCAGTCGGGATATCAGTCGGTGA
- the CLK2 gene encoding dual specificity protein kinase CLK2 isoform X4 gives MPHPRRYHSSDRGSRGSYHEHYRSRKHKRRRSRSWSSSSDRTRQRRREDSYHVRSRSYDDRSSDRRAYDRRYCGSYRRNNYSRGRGEAYYDTDYRHSYEYHRENSSYRSQRSSRRKHRRRRRRSRTFSHSSSHSSRRAKSVEDDAEGHLIYHVGDWLQERYEIISTLGEGTFGRVVQCVDHRRGGTRVALKIIKNVEKYKEAARLEINVLEKINEKDPDNKNLCVQMFDWFDYHGHMCISFELLGLSTFDFLKDNNYLPYPIHQVRHMAFQLCQAVKFLHDNKLTHTDLKPENILFVNSDYELTYNLEKKRDERSVKSTAVRVVDFGSATFDHEHHSTIVSTRHYRAPEVILELGWSQPCDVWSIGCIIFEYYVGFTLFQTHDNREHLAMMERILGPIPSRMIRKTRKQKYFYRGHLDWDENTSAGRYVRENCKPLRRYLTSEAEEHHQLFDLIESMLEYEPAKRLTLGEALQHPFFARLRAEPPNTKLWDSSRDISR, from the exons aTGCCCCATCCCCGAAGGTACCATTCCTCAGATCGAGGAAGCCGTGGGAGTTACCATGAACACTATCGGAGCCGAAAGCATAAGCGAAGAAGAAGCCGTTCCTGGTCAAGTAGTAGTGACAGGACACGGCAGCGCAGGCGGGAGGACAGCTACCACGTGCGTTCTCGGAG CTATGATGACCGATCATCAGACCGGAGAGCATATGACCGGCGATACTGTGGCAGCTACAGACGAAACAACTACAGCCGGGGTCGGGGAGAGGCCTACTATGACACAGACTATAGGCATTCCTATGAATACCACCGGGAGAATAGCAGTTATCGTAGCCAGCGCAGCAGCCGCAGGAAGCACAGGCGGCGTAGGCGACGCAGCCGAACCTTCAGCCACTCGTCTTCG CACAGCAGCCGGAGAGCCAAGAGTGTAGAGGACGACGCTGAGGGCCACCTCATCTACCACGTCGGGGACTGGCTACAAGAGCGAT ATGAAATTATAAGCACCTTGGGAGAAGGGACGTTTGGCCGAGTTGTACAGTGTGTGGACCATCGCAG GGGTGGGACTCGAGTTGcactaaagataattaagaatgTGGAAAAGTACAAGGAAGCTGCTCGACTTGAAATCAATGTCCTGGAGAAAATCAACGAAAAGGACCCTGACAACAAGAA CCTCTGTGTCCAGATGTTTGACTGGTTTGACTACCATGGCCACATGTGTATCTCCTTTGAGCTTCTGGGCCTTAGCACCTTCGATTTCCTCAAAGACAACAACTACCTGCCCTACCCCATCCACCAAGTGCGCCACATGGCCTTCCAGTTGTGCCAGGCCGTCAAGT TCCTCCATGATAACAAGCTGACACATACGGACCTCAAACCTGAAAATATTCTGTTTGTGAATTCAGACTATGAGCTCACCTACAACCTAGAGAAG AAAAGAGACGAGCGCAGTGTGAAGAGCACTGCTGTTCGGGTGGTAGACTTTGGCAGTGCCACCTTTGACCATGAGCACCATAGTACCATCGTTTCCACACGCCATTACCGAGCACCAGAGGTCATCCTTG AGTTGGGCTGGTCACAGCCTTGTGATGTCTGGAGCATAGGCTGCATCATCTTCGAGTACTATGTTGGCTTCACTCTCTTCCAG acCCATGACAACAGAGAGCACCTAGCCATGATGGAAAGGATCTTGGGTCCTATTCCCTCCCGGATGATCCGAAAGACAAG gAAACAGAAATACTTTTACCGGGGTCACCTTGATTGGGATGAGAACACATCAGCTGGGCGCTATGTTCGAGAAAACTGCAAACCACTGCGG CGGTATCTGACCTCAGAGGCAGAGGAACACCACCAGCTCTTCGACCTGATTGAAAGCATGCTAGAATATGAACCTGCTAAGCGACTGACCTTGGGTGAAGCCCTGCAGCATCCATTCTTTGCCCGCCTCCGGGCGGAGCCACCCAACACCAAGTTGTGGGACTCCAGTCGGGATATCAGTCGGTGA
- the CLK2 gene encoding dual specificity protein kinase CLK2 isoform X3: MPHPRRYHSSDRGSRGSYHEHYRSRKHKRRRSRSWSSSSDRTRQRRREDSYHVRSRSYDDRSSDRRAYDRRYCGSYRRNNYSRGRGEAYYDTDYRHSYEYHRENSSYRSQRSSRRKHRRRRRRSRTFSHSSSQHSSRRAKSVEDDAEGHLIYHVGDWLQERYEIISTLGEGTFGRVVQCVDHRRGGTRVALKIIKNVEKYKEAARLEINVLEKINEKDPDNKNLCVQMFDWFDYHGHMCISFELLGLSTFDFLKDNNYLPYPIHQVRHMAFQLCQAVKFLHDNKLTHTDLKPENILFVNSDYELTYNLEKKRDERSVKSTAVRVVDFGSATFDHEHHSTIVSTRHYRAPEVILELGWSQPCDVWSIGCIIFEYYVGFTLFQTHDNREHLAMMERILGPIPSRMIRKTRKQKYFYRGHLDWDENTSAGRYVRENCKPLRRYLTSEAEEHHQLFDLIESMLEYEPAKRLTLGEALQHPFFARLRAEPPNTKLWDSSRDISR, from the exons aTGCCCCATCCCCGAAGGTACCATTCCTCAGATCGAGGAAGCCGTGGGAGTTACCATGAACACTATCGGAGCCGAAAGCATAAGCGAAGAAGAAGCCGTTCCTGGTCAAGTAGTAGTGACAGGACACGGCAGCGCAGGCGGGAGGACAGCTACCACGTGCGTTCTCGGAG CTATGATGACCGATCATCAGACCGGAGAGCATATGACCGGCGATACTGTGGCAGCTACAGACGAAACAACTACAGCCGGGGTCGGGGAGAGGCCTACTATGACACAGACTATAGGCATTCCTATGAATACCACCGGGAGAATAGCAGTTATCGTAGCCAGCGCAGCAGCCGCAGGAAGCACAGGCGGCGTAGGCGACGCAGCCGAACCTTCAGCCACTCGTCTTCG CAGCACAGCAGCCGGAGAGCCAAGAGTGTAGAGGACGACGCTGAGGGCCACCTCATCTACCACGTCGGGGACTGGCTACAAGAGCGAT ATGAAATTATAAGCACCTTGGGAGAAGGGACGTTTGGCCGAGTTGTACAGTGTGTGGACCATCGCAG GGGTGGGACTCGAGTTGcactaaagataattaagaatgTGGAAAAGTACAAGGAAGCTGCTCGACTTGAAATCAATGTCCTGGAGAAAATCAACGAAAAGGACCCTGACAACAAGAA CCTCTGTGTCCAGATGTTTGACTGGTTTGACTACCATGGCCACATGTGTATCTCCTTTGAGCTTCTGGGCCTTAGCACCTTCGATTTCCTCAAAGACAACAACTACCTGCCCTACCCCATCCACCAAGTGCGCCACATGGCCTTCCAGTTGTGCCAGGCCGTCAAGT TCCTCCATGATAACAAGCTGACACATACGGACCTCAAACCTGAAAATATTCTGTTTGTGAATTCAGACTATGAGCTCACCTACAACCTAGAGAAG AAAAGAGACGAGCGCAGTGTGAAGAGCACTGCTGTTCGGGTGGTAGACTTTGGCAGTGCCACCTTTGACCATGAGCACCATAGTACCATCGTTTCCACACGCCATTACCGAGCACCAGAGGTCATCCTTG AGTTGGGCTGGTCACAGCCTTGTGATGTCTGGAGCATAGGCTGCATCATCTTCGAGTACTATGTTGGCTTCACTCTCTTCCAG acCCATGACAACAGAGAGCACCTAGCCATGATGGAAAGGATCTTGGGTCCTATTCCCTCCCGGATGATCCGAAAGACAAG gAAACAGAAATACTTTTACCGGGGTCACCTTGATTGGGATGAGAACACATCAGCTGGGCGCTATGTTCGAGAAAACTGCAAACCACTGCGG CGGTATCTGACCTCAGAGGCAGAGGAACACCACCAGCTCTTCGACCTGATTGAAAGCATGCTAGAATATGAACCTGCTAAGCGACTGACCTTGGGTGAAGCCCTGCAGCATCCATTCTTTGCCCGCCTCCGGGCGGAGCCACCCAACACCAAGTTGTGGGACTCCAGTCGGGATATCAGTCGGTGA
- the CLK2 gene encoding dual specificity protein kinase CLK2 isoform X2: protein MPHPRRYHSSDRGSRGSYHEHYRSRKHKRRRSRSWSSSSDRTRQRRREDSYHVRSRSSYDDRSSDRRAYDRRYCGSYRRNNYSRGRGEAYYDTDYRHSYEYHRENSSYRSQRSSRRKHRRRRRRSRTFSHSSSHSSRRAKSVEDDAEGHLIYHVGDWLQERYEIISTLGEGTFGRVVQCVDHRRGGTRVALKIIKNVEKYKEAARLEINVLEKINEKDPDNKNLCVQMFDWFDYHGHMCISFELLGLSTFDFLKDNNYLPYPIHQVRHMAFQLCQAVKFLHDNKLTHTDLKPENILFVNSDYELTYNLEKKRDERSVKSTAVRVVDFGSATFDHEHHSTIVSTRHYRAPEVILELGWSQPCDVWSIGCIIFEYYVGFTLFQTHDNREHLAMMERILGPIPSRMIRKTRKQKYFYRGHLDWDENTSAGRYVRENCKPLRRYLTSEAEEHHQLFDLIESMLEYEPAKRLTLGEALQHPFFARLRAEPPNTKLWDSSRDISR from the exons aTGCCCCATCCCCGAAGGTACCATTCCTCAGATCGAGGAAGCCGTGGGAGTTACCATGAACACTATCGGAGCCGAAAGCATAAGCGAAGAAGAAGCCGTTCCTGGTCAAGTAGTAGTGACAGGACACGGCAGCGCAGGCGGGAGGACAGCTACCACGTGCGTTCTCGGAG CAGCTATGATGACCGATCATCAGACCGGAGAGCATATGACCGGCGATACTGTGGCAGCTACAGACGAAACAACTACAGCCGGGGTCGGGGAGAGGCCTACTATGACACAGACTATAGGCATTCCTATGAATACCACCGGGAGAATAGCAGTTATCGTAGCCAGCGCAGCAGCCGCAGGAAGCACAGGCGGCGTAGGCGACGCAGCCGAACCTTCAGCCACTCGTCTTCG CACAGCAGCCGGAGAGCCAAGAGTGTAGAGGACGACGCTGAGGGCCACCTCATCTACCACGTCGGGGACTGGCTACAAGAGCGAT ATGAAATTATAAGCACCTTGGGAGAAGGGACGTTTGGCCGAGTTGTACAGTGTGTGGACCATCGCAG GGGTGGGACTCGAGTTGcactaaagataattaagaatgTGGAAAAGTACAAGGAAGCTGCTCGACTTGAAATCAATGTCCTGGAGAAAATCAACGAAAAGGACCCTGACAACAAGAA CCTCTGTGTCCAGATGTTTGACTGGTTTGACTACCATGGCCACATGTGTATCTCCTTTGAGCTTCTGGGCCTTAGCACCTTCGATTTCCTCAAAGACAACAACTACCTGCCCTACCCCATCCACCAAGTGCGCCACATGGCCTTCCAGTTGTGCCAGGCCGTCAAGT TCCTCCATGATAACAAGCTGACACATACGGACCTCAAACCTGAAAATATTCTGTTTGTGAATTCAGACTATGAGCTCACCTACAACCTAGAGAAG AAAAGAGACGAGCGCAGTGTGAAGAGCACTGCTGTTCGGGTGGTAGACTTTGGCAGTGCCACCTTTGACCATGAGCACCATAGTACCATCGTTTCCACACGCCATTACCGAGCACCAGAGGTCATCCTTG AGTTGGGCTGGTCACAGCCTTGTGATGTCTGGAGCATAGGCTGCATCATCTTCGAGTACTATGTTGGCTTCACTCTCTTCCAG acCCATGACAACAGAGAGCACCTAGCCATGATGGAAAGGATCTTGGGTCCTATTCCCTCCCGGATGATCCGAAAGACAAG gAAACAGAAATACTTTTACCGGGGTCACCTTGATTGGGATGAGAACACATCAGCTGGGCGCTATGTTCGAGAAAACTGCAAACCACTGCGG CGGTATCTGACCTCAGAGGCAGAGGAACACCACCAGCTCTTCGACCTGATTGAAAGCATGCTAGAATATGAACCTGCTAAGCGACTGACCTTGGGTGAAGCCCTGCAGCATCCATTCTTTGCCCGCCTCCGGGCGGAGCCACCCAACACCAAGTTGTGGGACTCCAGTCGGGATATCAGTCGGTGA